The Mariluticola halotolerans nucleotide sequence CGCCCGCAATTCAATATCCTCAATCAAAGCATCGAGTTGCGGGTCGGCATGGATTTTGGCCTGCTTCAACAAAGCCATCAGCCGGTTCAGCTTTCCCTCGTTAATACGGCCTGTGAGCAGGTCCGCTTTCATCTCTTCAAGGGCATCAAGGATGGATTCGCCGCGCTTGGCAGACTTGCGGCGGGCATAGAGCGGGTCCTCGACAGCCTGTAGCGCCAGAATCGCATCCATGCCGGTTACAGGACCGCTTGGCGCACTGGCATTTGCCCGCGCAGCCGCCTCGCCATCCCCCAAGGTGAATGCAGGCCCGCTGCCGCCGGCGCGGCGCGCGTCTCCGCGTTGATTGACTTTGCCGGAACGGCCCGGACCATCAATGCGCATGCATCCACCCCTTCAAGCGTTAACAAAACCTTGCCCGGCAAAATCTGCCGACAGTCGTTAAAAAGGTCTTAATGCACCCGGCAAGAATTGCACAGCCCGAAGGTGCGCACGGCCAACCAAATATGCACCTGCGCCCGCTTGCAGCAAAATAAAACATGAAAATCAGCGCCTTACCTATTCAAATTTTGGCCGGGCGCGAGGTTGGCACGCTTTTCGCTACTTGTTGGGCAGATTGCTAAACGCCCATGGGGATGGGCCAGCAGAATACGGGGAATGCATAATGGATGGCGCTTTTACAATGCGGCGAGTCGTC carries:
- a CDS encoding flagellar assembly protein FliX; the protein is MRIDGPGRSGKVNQRGDARRAGGSGPAFTLGDGEAAARANASAPSGPVTGMDAILALQAVEDPLYARRKSAKRGESILDALEEMKADLLTGRINEGKLNRLMALLKQAKIHADPQLDALIEDIELRALVELAKLGRFPAI